The Mastomys coucha isolate ucsf_1 unplaced genomic scaffold, UCSF_Mcou_1 pScaffold3, whole genome shotgun sequence DNA window AGTCACCCAGGGCCCggtgctgggggttgggggggaagggaggggccgCGAGAGCCGTGCGGGGGGGAGGGCGGGGAGGCGGCGGGGGAGGAGGAGAGCACGGGTGGGCGGGCGCCGCACGTCACGGCTATTGTGGCTGTCCCGGTATATAAGGTCCCGCCGGCCGGCCGCGCTCCCCACCTTGCCTGCGCCCGCGCGAGCCGAGCCGATCTCCACGCACCGAAATCCAGAGAGTCGCGCCGCGCGCCGACGGAGCGGACATGGGCAGAGCGATGGTGGCCAGGCTAGGGCTGGGGTTGCTGCTTCTGGCACTACTCCTACCCACGCAGGTGAGACCCTGCTCTTGATGTGGCACTGGGAGCATGTcctggggcgtgtgtgtgtgtgtgtgtgtgtgtgtgcgcgcgcgcgcgcgggcgCTCGTGTTTGGAGGGGTAAAAGTCCCTACCTCAGGCCACCCATTGGGGTAAAGGGAGAATTTTGGGTAACTGACTTGGGGAACTCGTGGTGTGGATTTCCCTCGAGAGAGAGCGCCCCTCCCTTCCCACGGAGGGTCTTCGCGCTCCCTGCGAACCACACAAAGAGAGGGGACGGTCCCCTTCGGGGGAGCGTGGCACACGCCCATCCTCCACCGTCCAAACTGGTTTGGAGATCGCCCAGGAAGGTTTTGGCTCTCCCACTGGAGTCCTGAAGCTTAGCTAGGGACCTCCCGACGCCACCAACTCCCGCGACCCCATACCTCCATCCCTGGCCACAGTAGGGGCCCCATCTCAGCCTAGACTCACTGGCACTACAGAGACGTAGGGCACGACTTTTAGTGTCCCTATTCTCCGTCAGGCTTTGTCCTAGTCCACAGCCGCTTCCTTTCTTAGGAAGATCTGTCCCGGGTACAGATCTCGTCCCCCAGCACCATGGGTGGCGCTGCTCTAGCTGCGTTAGCGAAAGGGTGAAGGCGCCGCGCCCAGAATGAGACCTGGAGCTGAGCCTGGGAGACCGGGACGCGACTACGAGAAGACGGTGGCTTTTCACAGCTGTTGGTTCTCTTAGAGATGTCCCTAGGGCTTGGCCCCTGAAAAGTTGGGAGCGCTGGATTTTTGGTCCCTAGAGATCCAGGGTCAGGGCTCACCTGGGAGAGCAGCCCAAGAGCTGGGAGTGCGCTTCGTCTTCCCCATCTCAGGCAGGGTAACTGTACCCTATTGTCTTCTCGCTGTGGGTTGCCTGTGCCCCGGGGCCTTTCTCAGTCCTTCCGAACCCCCCATCTAGAAGGGACTCGGCTTCGTGAAACTAAAATACCCTTCTCCCCAGGCCTCTGCCTCATAGAAATATTGAGAGGGAGGTGTTGATTAAGCAAATCAAAGGGAGCTTGGTGGAGAAAAGCTGTTTAATGTCAATTTAATAATTAACATGTAAAAATTTGTTGATGGTGTTGGAGAGGACCTCTAGACTCAAATTGAACATTGGgctcattttcattattattaattatttattattattattattattattattattattattatttagttttttgtcACCTGCTGTACTAAAAGCTCTTTGTATAAATGAAGAACGGTTACTTTCCGGTACCCCTAAGACAGGCTCCCTGTATTAATATTTCCCTTTTTGTGTGAATGCCACTTCCCAATAGGACAGGCTCTGTCTTACACACAGTAGGTACCCAGTAAGTATAATTGGCTGGATCAAGATTTTGGTGTGGGTAGTCTACTTTGGACACAATTTGCACATTTCTTTAGTCAATATTTGCGTAATGGCCTTATGACTGTGGAACAAAAGGAGCTAGTGCTGGTGTGGGAGGGCTTATCTTTGGATCAAGGGGCGGCCGAAAGTACGTGTGGCTAGATTCTTTACTTGGCGCCACGTCGCTCTCCCTCTTGCTTGTAATCGGAAGCTCTAGCAAGCCCTGGCAAACCCTCCGTTCAGTGAGGGCTAAAAACTCGGATCAGCCTTTGTTCCATGACAAAGGAGAGTATCACGTGCCTCGCCGGACTGTGCATTTCACGGCTTGAAAAAGCAGCGGTGAAATGTGCCACTGGGTTGCTGGGACACAGGGGAAGCCTGGTTTCGGCCACAGCGTCTAGCTAGTCGCCAGGCAATGAGCTGGTGAAATTTAACTCCAAACCCTGCCTTTTGTGAAGGGAGGATGTTTTAACtgaaatccttctgccttagaGCAAGGACTCTCCAATATTTTTTGAAATGTAGATTAAATTAATCGTTATTATTAATCTCTTGTGCTGGTGGTTAGCCCCAGATCCTGTACATACTAGCAAATGTTCAGCTACTGAGTGACATCCCTAAGTGGTCAGCTCCCGTTTTTTCAATTTAAGACAaatttttttgggaggggggagtTGAGAAGGGTTATAATTTCAAGATTTCAAAGGAGCAGATAGGATACCCAATgtgcttttaagttttaaatgttaAGATATTTCCTTAAGGCAATGGTTTCCAGGCTGTGTGAAGCCAGAGACTCAGCACACCAGGATGGACTATGTGACTCAACAaactcaaactcatagatctcATCGTCACACaagtgtgtgcagacacacatcACTTACACCCCGCACACCACATACAAGGTTTTGATTGTCTTTGAGATAAGCCCTACTATATagggctgctttttttttttttttttttttttttttgtagaccagAATTTAgaaagacctgcctgcctctgcctcctcccgagtgccaggattaaaggtgtgtgccacaattTTTGGCCACATgcaaattttcttctctctctctctctctctctctccaggaatcaaatctcattacagatggttgtgagccaccatgtggtttctgggatttgaactctggaagagtagtcaagtgctcttaaactctgagccatatctctccagcccaggttttattttcttgagtcTAGACCTaaaacccaggctggtcttaaggTCTAAATCTCTTGGGTTTCATTCTCtggtgctagagttacagatcaGAACCACTGACCTGGCTCAATTACAGTATTTTAAGGTTCAAAAATTTTAAGCAACTTTAAAGTATTCTTTTGTCTAGGGAAACAGGAAACCTAGCCTGCAATGGTAGCCAATCCATACAGTATCTGAAACTAGATTAGCAGAAACTTTATTACACGGCAGAATTAGAAACTTTTATGCTCTTGGCAGTTAGATAGTCTGGAGAACtccgttttttgagacagacggtctcatgtagccaaagctggcctcaaactcctgactCTTgcgcctctgctttccaagtgctgagatgatgTATCACCACCCTAAGAACTTTTGTTGTtactatttgcattttttttttttttaggtatacATGGAGGTGGTTTTAAAACTAAAGAGAATCGTTTTGATGAGATTTCAAGTGAGAATGattcagaatttaaaatgtgGCTAAGAGAACAATGTAGGAAAAAGCATTCTCAGGGTGGATCGGGGCCTGTAGAGTGTAGTCCAGTGGTGGAGCGTGAGGACTTCGTGTCCCTAAGACCCCGTGTTTGACTTCTACTGCAGCTCCCGAGACTATTGTCTGCTTGAGTGTTGTTAGAGAGTGTGAATGGAGACAGCTGTGGATGGTTCTGAAAAtttatctgtgtttttttttttccttatgtatTTTAGATTTACTGCAACCAAACATCTGTTGCACCACTTTCCGATAACCAGAATATTTCTGCTTCCCCAAGTCCAAGTAATGCTACCACCAGAGGGGGTGGCAGCTCCCTGCAGTCCACAGCCGGTCTCctggcgctctctctctctcttctacatcTCTACTGTTAGAGACTCTGGCCAGGAAACGTCTCTACTTCCCCATCTTCTAGACCCACCCCAAATGGCAACCACAAGTCCAATGTGACCAGGAAGAAACAGGTCCACCTCGAATTGGCTGTTACCATACCTCAACAGAAAACACTGAGAATTCAAAATTTGACCAGTTTAAAGGACGCGTGAAGGGTTTGAGAGAAGAGAGATACCAATATTGAATCTGCTGGAGTTTTACGTTCCAAGATGAAGACAGCGTCCAGAACTGACATGATTTCCTTGAATGTGGCTTAAGAAATGGGGGCACTTAAAGCTCTCACTTGAAGTTGGGCATAGGCTTGATGTAGAGATAAGGATGGGGTGTGGAATGGAGATCCATTTTTTCATTGGTTCATGCGACCTATAAGGCCATGAGGCAGTTAGGTGATATTCAAAAGCTTCTCTCATGCTATTTATGTACACGTTGGAAGGAACTACCAGGCGTTGCTCTAAATTCCCaatgtgttgttttgttattaCTAATTTAATATGCTAAGCTCTAGGTAAAGTTCCACGTGATTGAACTCTGGCTGTTCTCTTTGGAATTGAACGTTTTACACCCTCCTTCTGTGGGTTTATGTCTGACATTGTATTTGATCGACCTTTATTAGTAATTGACATGTGCCAGGCAATGATGGATTGGAACCCACCCCCAAATCCAGCCACCACTGAATAAACCTGATTTCAGTCAAACCGTAGACATTTCCCATTGTCGTTTCTCACTTACCACAAGTACCAAATTCACTTTAGTCAATTGGTTCCAGAGAGCAGAGTCATGTTGACTTCGGCTAATTTCAAAACACTGCTTTTGATTTTGGCATTACATGGAGGGCTTTTCATAATTTAAAGTGTGGTCTGTCAGCAAGGCAAAAATCATGAGTCTTGAAATTCTACAGGCAAGTATGCAAAGGAGCCAAAACTGTAAACCCAGCAATTGGGATTTGAAGACTGGAAGCTAGCTCTCACTGAATTCACAAAGTCTTTTATACAATTTctgtaaatacttttttttttaaagagaaaaacaatggaTCAGAATAGCCACATTTGGAATACTTTGGTTATCAGTTCATATTTTTAGGTAGTTTGACATTGGTCCTGTGCCTGAAAGGGGGCTTGGTTCTACCGCAAGTTTTTCCAATTTCCTTGATACCTTCTTCCTTGACACATACCTTCTAAAACATAGACATTTCCTGAAAAACATCTTTTGTTCGCATGGTCACACACTGATGCTTACCCGTACAGTAGTCTCGATAACCAGAGTCATTTTCTCCATCTTTAGAAACCCTCCTGGGATGAAGGAGAGCTCACAGACCGGAAgctactgtgtgtgtgaatgaacacTCCCCTTGCCTCACACCTGAATGCTGTACATCTATTTGATTGTatattgtgtttgtgtatttatgcTTTGATTCATAGTAACTTCTCATGTTATGGAATTGATTTGCATTGAACACaaactgtaaataaaagaaatggctGAAAGAGAAGTctgttgaatttattttttaaaaagacatttattttatgtatgtgaggacatggtagttgtctttagacacaccagaagagggcatcggatcccattacagatgtttacatatggttgtgagccaccaagtggttgctgggagttgaactcaggacctctggaagggcagccagtgctcttaaccattgagccatctctatatccctggctgtcctggaactcactctgtagaccaggctggcctcgaactcagaaatccacctgcttctgcctcccaagtgctgggattaaaggcgtgtgccaacaccgcctgtacgccaccaccgcctggccacagTGTCTATTTTTGAAAGGCCAGCTAGCAGCAGGTTGGGTTTCTTCCTAAAGCTGtggtttgttttccttcccaagtgctgagaataaaagcatgtgctaccatgcctgcctcTAGTTGACGTCTTTAAGCCTTTAAGGCTGTACATCTACTTGCTCAGCAACTGAGAGCCAGCTGTGTGCCAAGGTACCCATGATGGATGAAGTTGGCTGGGGAGAATGTCTTTGAGATGAGAGGTGACTATGTTGCCAGGCAGTGCTCTTAGGACCACACCAGCAGGGCAGGGCTCTGGGACCATAGACTGAGAACCCACAATGGCCTTGAGCCTTAGAACTGATTCCTGAATGACATGGTGGTGGGAGAATAGGAGAAGAAACTGTCACGTGCTGTATGAACAGCACGTTCTAAGTCAGTCCCACTTCTGTCTTACTTGCCCACAGGTCTACACATCACTTTGGTTTCGGAAATTGGctgccccctcccctgcttcttccACACATCAAACACATCCCTAGACTCCCAACATCTTTAACTGTGATTCAGGGACCACCAGAAAGGGCAGGCTGGAAACTGCTGTCTTTAGGTGGCATTCCATAAGAAACCTCAGGTCTGCACCTTAAGACTTAGATGATCTAGAGCCCTCCTCAATGGTATCTACAGACTGGCCCCCGCCATATGAAGTGTACTAGGTTGGTGTTGGGGTAACTGAGGACTACTTAAATTGACATGGAAACTGGTCACCACAGTTCGTTGTCTCAGATCACTGAAGCATGTTTTGTCTCCAGATGAACACTACCCTCTCTCTAGCATAGATGTGTCTTGCACACAAACAGAAGCACTTCCAGGAAGGGGCAGTGTTCATTCCCATCCTACTTTGGTTTAagtgtctgcttttgttttggaAACTGTCTCATTCTGTATCTAGCCtcggctggtctcaaacttagggtgatcttgcctcagtctcctaagccGTCACACccatcttttggttttttggtttttttttttgtttgtttgtttgtttttgttttaaaacagggttttgctatgtgaCTTAGACCGGTCTTTAGCACACTAtggagcctgggctggccttgaactcagcccTCTGTTTCTtgagagctagagttacagatgtgtgtcaccgGGCCTGGCTTGTGTCTATGTGAGTATCCTGTGCCTTATGTTAGCTATTATTGAAAATTGTTACTAAATCTTGTCAACCGAAGACACAATTCGAGATTGTAAAGCAGGAGCCACACAGCTACGGCTAGCATTTccagctttctccttcctcacCAGTCAGaaatttcctttctgtctgtaAGCATTTCATCTAGTTGTGGATCTTAGACTGGCAGAGTGACCCTTTCATTTGAAGTTTATTGTGGCTGTCTCCTGACTTTAATCACCTGGCACAGCAGTAGTGGGGACCCCTAAggtctctccatctccttctcctcatctccttttccctcccctccccccttctttcccttctcccttccattttctGGGACAGTGTTTCActtcccaggctggtctggaacttatgGCCTCTggtctcttcctgcctcagcctcccaggctgTAGGAGTAAGGTGTGTGATAACTTTGCTTGGTTTAGAGGTGTGTTTTCCAAGCCTAGTTTGCCTTAACTTCTCTTGTATAGTAGCAACCTAGTTTCTCCTTGGTAACTAGGATCATTGTTGACTAGAACAAGCCCTTGGCTCATATTTTGATGCAGGAGTTTGAGAATTCCCTAAGTGACTGGAGGCTGTCTCAATGTCTCCTTCAATGGGATCGTAGCCCTGTCTCCTGATGGAAGCTTCCTCTGCTTTGTCCTtcttcatcatttttcttttttattgttacttgCATTGTTGGGGATGGAACTGAAGGCCTCACAGATTCAAGGACCATGCTGGATCGCTGAACTAGGCCCTACTTTGGTTGGAATTTGTCTTTCTTTAGAATCAAGACTTGTAGCTGAGCAGAGCAAGGGATCTTAGACAGGAAGTAAAATTTTCCCTAGTGGATCACTAGGAGTAAGAGCGATGCCTATTCCATTTCCAGCCTTGATTCTGGGTCTGTGAGACCCCACTGGACAAATGGCACCGTATCTAGAACACGAATAGCTTCCAGGAGGACACAGCCCCTGAAAGGTGTTGCCCCTACTTGGCATGCCAATACTCTTTCAAAggctgtttttcttctgttaggCCAGCTGCTTCAGGATAATAGGGAATTTGACCACATCAGCTACTTCTTGACCATGAGCCCACTGTCACACATCAGTGGCTGCAAAGTGAACTCCTTAGTGAGAAGGAGTACTGTACGGACTTCCACGAGAGAGGACAAAGGATGGGTGAGAGTCTGGTCAGAGAAAGCATGCAGAGGAAGCAAATCCATATCCAGGATAAGTCTACGTATTCAAGTCCGGACCAAGTGCCCCTGCTCCTCCTCAGAGGGAAGAGCCTCAACATGACTAACCTTCCTCCGGGTGATGGGCCAGCCAGCCTGCGGAACGGTGACTTTTAGGGACTGGGTGCTGGCCTCTGCTGCAGCAGAATGAGCCCTGGACTGGCTCTGGCCAGGGTGGCATACAGGACCGTGTTTCCTTGCTCCTGATCCTTTGGAGACTTTGGATATAAACTCACCAGTCAGTGGTAGGGATGGATAGTACAAGAATCTGTTTGGCCTTTACAAAACGGGTCATCTGCTTTCTTGGTTACTTAAATACTTCCGAGGGTGTCTTTAAGTGAACGCTTACATGGGACAAAAAACATCACATTCTTCACATCTATGCCTTCCCTAGAACTTTTTGGTGACCATTTTTTCTACTCGTGTATCCTCAAAGTCTATCTAGTCAAATACTTGGCCATAGCCCAGGAGTCAGTATGGATGGATATTTCTGGTCATTActctttccagaaaagaaaagaaacagtaaatTCTTCACCTGTAATTCTGCCCACGGTGGGTGCTTTGATTCACCAGTGGCCATCGGGAATGTCTTAGAGATATTTAGAAAGCTGTCACTATCTGTGTTTGTGCTGTGCTAGCATATCCTGTAGAGGCAGATCCGAGTCTTTTCTCTCTTGGTCAGCTGATCACAAGGCTGTGAAGAAGAAGGGGAGACAGCCGGCAGAGGGGCCATGGAGGCATCTCAGCTCTTTCTTCATGGAAGTTATTTGTCCCTCCAGGGCCTTCTGTGTACCATGTCACAGTGGAATGCTCTTCCTGTCCATAGCTAACTTCATTGCCTGAGGGTTAAGACCACTAGGCTGGGCTAATCTTCCACTGTCAGCTGGGCTAGGTTTAAAACCATTATGGAAACAATCTTCTGGACGTGCCAATAAGAACATTTCTAGAAAAGTTTAGACGAAGGGAAGACCCAGTTTGAATAAGGGGAACACTATCCCTTAGGACTGGGTCTTGCTGAGCTCCTGGACTCATCCTTCCCTGCTTCCTCACCGTGACATGGAGCATCCCgctgcctcaggctcctcatGCCAACTCCTCCCAGCCGCGATAGACTGTGCTCTTACACTATGAGGCTCTTACATTGTGTACCCTCCCTCAAGTCGTTTTTGTCAAGTATTGATGACTACAGCGCATAAATAAAATAACGAGTACAGGAAGCTGATACCGAGAATAGAGCTGTTGTCGCAGTACACCTGACCATGTGGTTCCCTAGGTCTTCAGAGCTGCTTTGCAGAATATGGAAGAGCTGGGAACTAGAAAAGTCCTAGCTCACTTTGTGGGCTATTCTGGGGACAGTTTGGAAAGTCAGGATGCTAAAGGGAACCCTGAGAGTCTCAGCCCACGAGGTTTCAGAGAGGAACACAGACTGGTAGTCTCTCAGAGAACTTGCCTACACTCTGCCTGGGTTCTGGGACCACAAGTGAGGTGGAACTGAAAAGTAGCTTGCTTAGTGCAGGTCTCAAGACAGGATAGAACTCAGTCGTCTCCCTGTTTCTGTCCACTGCTCTTATGAGGTGAGATAGGGAAGCAACTGGGGCAGGGAGATATGAAAATGGGCTGTTTGGCCAAGAAAGGCACTGAAGGTTGTAGACAAGGCAAGCCTGCAGGCAGCTGTCATTGTTAAAGAGATTAGCACTATGAGAAAGACCCTGTTACCTTGCGCTGGGGCAACCTGTAAAAATGCTAattcatctgaaaggagagagacTGAATTAACAACGCagataagggctggagagatggctcagtggttaagagcgctgactgttcttccggaggtcctgagttcaattcccagcaaccatgtggtaatgggatccaatgccctcttctggtggtgtCTGAAGACcaccagtgtactcatataaataaaaataaataaacccctgaaaaaaaaagaatgcagataAAGTGGTTCCCAGTTCAAAAATAACCACCATGGGAAATGATTCCCTAGGGTCCCCACATGGAAGTCACTGTGGCTATGCTCCTAGAGTACAGTAACAAACCAACAGCTGTTtctgaaggaaagacagaaggggaaggagaaagagagagggggagggggaggggcagtaggaggaggagaaggagagggagaaggtcagggacagggacagggacagggtcAGAGGCAAGCtcccaggcaggcagacacaaaGAATGGTACCAGGCCAATCATCCTAGCTACTTGGCagttgaggcaggaggctggagagttcaaggcctgcctgtaacacagagtgagttcaaaatTAGCATGGGCAATTTAAGtgggactctgcctcaaaatcAGAAGTGCAAAAGAGGCTGAAGGTATAGCTGAGGTTGGAACAGTTGCCCGGCAGGAATTCCTAAGACCACAAAAGTCTTTTATCtgaaaaagacagacagctcTGATGTGATATATGAGCACTGACCATCACCGCAAATTTGACCCAAAATGCTTATTAAAAAGGAACCAAAATTAAAAGGAACCAAAAGTATGCCTTCATTTTAGTATATTGGTTTTGcaatgctaggaatcaaacccagggccttgaggaTGACAGTAGACAGTActtctgagctacatcccaagtgAGAGAAAGATTTAAGAAGGGAAACATTGGGGCtaagaggtgactcagcagttaagagctgtagctgctctttcagagacttgagtttgattcccaacactccCAGTTCATAATcacttgtaattctagttccacaGGATcaaatgtcttcttctggcctacacacaggcctacacacacacacacaaacacacacacacacacacacacacacacagacacacccactttttaaaaagcaacaatcGGTAGTCGAAGAACTGTTTTTTGGAAGTTGTTTTAAACTACCCTGGGATCTTCTAGTTATTAGAAAAGATGCCTCTCGTCATTTCATGGCTACAGTTTAGATATTCACACTTACATTCTGGTCATGTAACTTATGGCTAAGTTGAGAAGTTGAGTAATGAATGAGCATTGAACAAGTGCTTGGTCATCCAAGTTTACATGGCACACAAAAACAGACAACAGAGGCAAGAAGTGAGCTGAATACGGTGTCATGAAGCAAAGATGCAAAAGACGTGGTTAGAATCAAACATATCCTGACCCACACCCAGGGTCACCACTGTCCTTAAACAGAACTCATACCATGTGGGCAGCTGTCAGAtatgcatattttttatttttcctttttcatagaTCTCATTTGGGGTTGGGTTGGTTATCCAGTATAAAGAGTTTCttttcgccgggcagtggtggtgcatgcctttaatcccagcacttgggaggcagaggcaggcagatttctgagtttgaggccagcctggtctacagagtgagttccaggacagccagggctacacagagaaaccctgtctcaaaaacaaaacaaaacaaaatttcttttctaattttggtATGATGATTAAAAATTGCCATCCTGGGGTGCTCCTTGATTACCCTCTAGATTACAACTCCATTCTAAAATCAGTCTATTTTATCTCACACCTAAGAAACTTTAGGAACTTTCCATATTTATGATTTCGGAAGAGAACTATCTCCGAGACCGGCAGGGTTTAGCTGTCCTGCCTCTTGGTGACTGACAGGGAGGAAGCTTTGTGAAATGGCACACTTGCTTATCCCTCCTCTCCACAGTGAGCTCCTCCAGTCAGGCTGCGGCCTTCAGTCGCTGGTTACAGACCAGAGCTGCCTTTCTCCTGTGGCTCAATCTTCTATGAGCTGAAAAAGCTGTCATTTATGTGAGAGGCATCTAGGCGGTTTTCTCGGCCTGTCCGTCCCCATCACCGCTAGCGGTCGTGACCTTTGGGAGCCGGGTGTCTGCCTCACTCCTCTCCTTCTAGCTGTCCTTGACCCTTCTTCCGATGGATTGCTCCTTAGTTTAATGCATGGATGCCCTTTGCTTACAAGAGCTAGAAACAGGAATTCCCACTTCCAGTGCTTACGGTCCTTTCCAATCTGACCCCAGTCCCAAGCTTCAGTCCCATCTTCAGACTACTGACCATcctttcgttttctttttttctctctggtgtgcgtgcgtgcgtgcgtgcgtgcNNNNNNNNNNNNNNNNNNNNNNNNNNNNNNNNNNNNNNNNNNTGTATGCAGGCATGAATGAAAGTGCATCTGCGTGCAAAGTGCACACGAGgagtgtgtatatgcttgtggaGGGCACAGTACAACCATAGGTCCTATttacctggagcttgctgagtaGGTTAATCTGAGCCGGCCATTACTTCCCTGAGAGTCACCTATGTCCACTTTCCCAGCACAGGGATTACAAACATGGTGGATTATGTACCACCGCTGCTGTAGTAGATTGTGAGGATCGAATTCAGGTCCTTCTTCCTataagacaagcactttactgcctGGTCCACCTCATTGCTCAGCCCagatcccattttttttctttttttgagacaagttctcactgtcccaaggctgtcctggaacacagtATTTAGTCTacgttggccttgaactcaggcatTAGACACCACATCTGGCCTGTGGCTTCCATCCAGTGTAGCCAAGGTGAGGGTGGTCAAGCCAGGCTGCCTCTGTTGGACTTTCAGCTTGATGCCTGCTACCAAAGGCTAAAGGATCTTAGCCAAGAGGCACAACGTTTCTGTCACCCTCGAGTCTTGCATGTCAGATGGGCTTGGTAGTAATGTGACCTATGTCATGGGGTGGGTAGAGACTCAAACCAGTTAACACACAAAGTCTCAGTAGGAAATCTGGCCCATTGTAAGGAATGGACACACTGGCAGTATTATTTCTTGTTAGGGCAGGAACATTGGTTTTGACTTTTCTGTCAACCTTCCTGCTCTCTGAAAGAATGTGTCTTACTCATGTCTGAGTTCTTGGGCTGTggcagagggtgggtgggtagtgAATGCTAAGTGAAATAGACTACTGTCATACTTTATTACAAGGGTAGCTGCGGGGAGGAAGGGCAGACCTCTGCTAGCCTAGTAGGTCTGAAGAGAAGTTGGGACTATTTCTAAATGGCCGGTCTCTCCGGACCTCTTTGCATTAGAGAAGGGCCTCTCCTAACTACAGCAGTGGAGTTCAGTGACAGCACACAGCAGGGCCACTTGGGAAACTTTAGAAAATAGTTATGCGTACTACTTCTCCCTGCCCAGGAGACTGTGATAAACTGGTCTGGGTGGAGCCCAGTCCTTGGGAGTTTTGAGGAGCTACAGCTGATGATTCTAAGGCCCCAGCTGAGCTGAGACACTAAGCTCTGGGCGTGGGCACTCACAGTGCAAAGCTGTCATCGGATCTGTTGTGGGCTGGGTCAAATCTTTGTGCTCAGCAAAAACCttgggggggggagtgggggggaagtggggggtggggggatggggggagttTCAATAGAGGTGAGTGAGGTAGCCGCTTTCTCCTAGCCTGTCTGCTTCCTCCCCAGGTGGGCGTCCCAGTACAGGGGCCCTGC harbors:
- the Cd24 gene encoding signal transducer CD24; its protein translation is MGRAMVARLGLGLLLLALLLPTQIYCNQTSVAPLSDNQNISASPSPSNATTRGGGSSLQSTAGLLALSLSLLHLYC